The following coding sequences are from one Parabacteroides pacaensis window:
- a CDS encoding ComEC/Rec2 family competence protein, whose translation MIKELQKRPFLRLLFLWIAGTLFQYYWPNAFQWSYILFFPFVIASLGYFRKTKSDVFDKRWKWGVVFTCIWVFLSIQSTYLREQENKWDCPSQKIIAQGIITDISQQKENSILYPVTLFSYKENDTLHFCYQKVYAYFEKDSMLSALQPGDQLLLYTHFYSLATQQKTNKNFYSYLRNKRISSTAYISKENWKKVSLHSSFLYRLKSERKCLLDRLDSLSVTRKEKGILAALVLGYTGGMEKETRTSFSSVGVAHLLAVSGFHVAIVCSFITLLLSFLPPYPMIQLIKYLVTLVVIWLFVCIAGMAIPAVRAALMFSLYLTGVFFRRSSEKYNTLAMAAFILLVYDPYSIFDIGFQLSFVAVGSILYLQPRFMQWMEIRNPVIRYPWEGIIVAMSAQIGTMPLCLYAFGTFPLLFLFTNLPLTFLATLLIPVSLIWVVISPYLPMHNFLQEGIEFFIHAFYKIVELFSKIPGATLYVAWGWKETLFSYLILFTFLLYWRTRQPKIFLVFLFFIFLLLLVRIEPYYLKLFS comes from the coding sequence ATGATAAAGGAACTTCAAAAGCGGCCTTTCTTAAGGCTGCTTTTTTTATGGATAGCCGGAACCTTATTTCAATATTATTGGCCGAATGCTTTCCAATGGTCTTACATCTTATTCTTTCCTTTTGTAATAGCAAGCCTTGGCTATTTTAGAAAGACTAAAAGCGATGTTTTTGATAAACGTTGGAAATGGGGAGTTGTTTTTACTTGTATATGGGTGTTTTTATCTATTCAATCTACCTATTTAAGAGAACAGGAAAATAAGTGGGATTGCCCTTCTCAAAAAATAATAGCACAAGGGATTATTACAGATATTTCACAGCAGAAAGAAAATTCCATCTTATATCCGGTAACTCTTTTTTCTTATAAAGAGAATGATACCCTCCATTTTTGCTATCAAAAGGTATATGCCTATTTTGAGAAAGATAGCATGCTTTCGGCTTTACAACCAGGAGACCAATTGTTATTATACACTCATTTTTATTCATTAGCTACACAACAGAAAACGAATAAAAACTTTTATAGTTATCTCCGGAATAAAAGAATTTCTTCCACAGCTTATATCTCCAAGGAAAACTGGAAGAAAGTTTCTTTACATTCTTCTTTTTTATATCGATTGAAATCTGAAAGAAAATGCCTGTTGGACCGATTGGACTCGCTTTCAGTAACACGTAAGGAAAAGGGTATTTTAGCTGCTTTGGTTTTAGGGTATACCGGTGGAATGGAAAAAGAAACACGTACTTCTTTTTCGTCAGTGGGAGTGGCTCATTTGTTGGCAGTGAGTGGATTTCATGTAGCAATTGTATGTAGCTTTATTACTTTACTTTTGTCTTTCTTACCTCCTTATCCGATGATACAGCTTATTAAATATCTCGTTACCCTGGTTGTCATTTGGCTGTTTGTCTGTATTGCAGGGATGGCTATTCCGGCTGTACGGGCTGCACTTATGTTTTCTTTGTATTTGACAGGAGTGTTTTTCAGGCGTTCTTCCGAAAAATATAATACATTAGCCATGGCGGCTTTTATCCTTTTGGTATATGATCCTTATAGTATTTTCGACATCGGTTTTCAACTAAGTTTTGTAGCTGTCGGGTCGATTCTATATTTGCAACCCCGCTTTATGCAGTGGATGGAAATTCGTAATCCTGTTATTCGGTATCCGTGGGAAGGAATTATAGTGGCAATGTCAGCACAAATCGGTACCATGCCTTTGTGTCTATATGCTTTTGGTACTTTCCCATTATTATTTCTTTTTACCAATTTACCTTTAACTTTTCTAGCTACTTTGCTTATCCCGGTTTCTCTTATTTGGGTCGTAATTTCCCCTTATTTGCCCATGCATAATTTTTTGCAAGAGGGGATAGAGTTCTTCATTCATGCTTTTTACAAAATTGTAGAGTTGTTTAGTAAGATTCCCGGTGCGACTTTATATGTAGCATGGGGATGGAAGGAAACATTGTTTTCTTATCTTATCTTATTTACTTTTTTACTTTATTGGCGTACTCGTCAACCTAAAATCTTTTTAGTGTTCCTGTTCTTTATATTCCTTTTGCTCTTGGTAAGAATTGAACCGTATTATTTGAAATTGTTTTCTTGA
- the rpe gene encoding ribulose-phosphate 3-epimerase, translating into MSHKIAPSLLAANFLELGKEVELINTSEADWLHLDIMDGVFVPNISFGFPVLQDIKPICRKPMDVHLMIVEPQKFVKEVAEAGAYMMNVHYEASTHLHRTVGAIKEAGMKAGVTLNPHTPISLLEDILYDLDMVLLMSVNPGFGGQRFIEHSVDKVFRLKNRIREKGLDVLIEVDGGVNLETGRQLVEAGADVLVAGNFVFSNPDPQKIISELKHL; encoded by the coding sequence ATGAGTCATAAAATAGCACCCTCTCTTTTGGCTGCTAACTTTTTAGAGCTGGGAAAAGAAGTAGAACTAATTAATACGAGTGAAGCAGACTGGTTGCACCTGGATATAATGGATGGCGTATTTGTTCCGAATATCTCTTTCGGTTTTCCTGTTTTACAGGATATCAAGCCAATTTGCCGGAAACCTATGGATGTCCATTTGATGATTGTGGAACCACAGAAATTTGTCAAAGAAGTAGCCGAGGCAGGAGCTTATATGATGAATGTACATTATGAAGCCAGCACCCATTTGCACCGTACTGTCGGAGCTATTAAAGAAGCCGGAATGAAAGCCGGAGTTACTTTAAATCCTCATACTCCCATTTCTTTATTAGAAGATATTCTTTATGACCTGGATATGGTACTTCTTATGTCGGTAAATCCGGGTTTTGGCGGACAACGTTTTATCGAACACTCGGTAGATAAAGTATTTCGTTTAAAGAATAGAATACGGGAAAAAGGTTTGGATGTGTTGATTGAAGTAGACGGGGGTGTGAACCTGGAGACCGGACGACAGTTAGTAGAGGCGGGAGCCGACGTTTTAGTGGCCGGCAATTTTGTTTTTAGCAATCCTGATCCACAAAAAATAATAAGCGAACTCAAACATCTTTAA
- a CDS encoding OmpP1/FadL family transporter, producing the protein MNKVILLFTAALLFGSSAAIYAQSEVDAYKYSQLDLTGTARYVGMAGAFGALGGDISAMSTNPGGLAIYRSSEVVATLGLSVNDAKTTWTGIETKDSKTKFNFDNIAYVGYFPTANETGIIGWNVGFSYNRAKSFNRRYRMVGANLPFSLSDYIALMSNGIPVDKLRKGEEGGYDPYNPDNGISWLSVLGFQGGLIEPKPGSNDTYERFTSGNVTNSSMYVNERGAIDKYNFSFATNISNIAFVGATLVVTDLNYHLNSSYGENFNTGDILNWDNTLKTEGTGYGFNLGVILRPTDFLRLGVAYNSKTWYKMTDTSEGAASTLLKTGGKDDRLSEVTPQLMSDYEFSSPDRWIFSVAGIIGQTALVSVDYEISDYGNMKLSDAYGNALAEDNADISRDYGIANTLRVGVEVKPMPQFAVRAGGAWSTTPAKQSFRSGATEVFTSGTTTNYSINENTTSYYTVGLGYRFTPNFYADLACVYRTYKENVYAFSNIYSTGEPTSQEPVNSYSIPATLKNSDTKVVLTLGYKF; encoded by the coding sequence ATGAATAAAGTTATACTTTTATTTACCGCAGCACTACTGTTTGGCAGTAGTGCTGCCATATATGCACAAAGTGAAGTGGATGCATATAAATATTCTCAATTAGATTTAACTGGAACAGCTCGTTATGTAGGTATGGCAGGAGCATTCGGCGCTTTAGGCGGGGATATTTCGGCAATGTCTACCAACCCGGGAGGGTTAGCTATTTATAGAAGTTCTGAAGTTGTGGCAACTTTGGGATTGTCGGTGAATGATGCCAAAACTACATGGACAGGAATAGAAACAAAGGATAGTAAAACGAAGTTTAATTTTGACAATATTGCATACGTGGGATATTTTCCTACAGCAAATGAAACCGGAATAATAGGATGGAACGTCGGCTTTTCCTATAATCGTGCAAAAAGTTTTAATCGCCGTTACAGAATGGTAGGAGCTAATCTTCCTTTTTCTTTATCGGATTATATCGCTTTGATGAGTAATGGAATTCCTGTGGATAAATTGAGAAAAGGGGAAGAGGGTGGTTACGATCCTTATAACCCGGATAATGGAATAAGCTGGCTGTCGGTTTTAGGATTTCAGGGGGGATTAATAGAACCTAAACCTGGTTCTAATGATACATATGAACGGTTTACGAGCGGGAACGTTACTAATTCCAGTATGTATGTGAATGAACGGGGAGCTATCGATAAGTATAATTTTTCCTTTGCAACTAATATTTCTAATATTGCATTTGTTGGTGCGACTCTTGTGGTAACTGATTTAAATTATCATTTAAATTCTTCTTATGGCGAAAATTTTAACACCGGAGATATTTTAAATTGGGATAATACTTTAAAAACAGAGGGTACGGGATATGGATTTAACTTGGGCGTTATTCTCCGTCCTACAGACTTTTTACGTTTAGGAGTTGCTTATAACTCTAAGACTTGGTATAAAATGACAGATACTTCGGAAGGTGCAGCCAGTACTCTTTTGAAAACGGGTGGAAAGGATGACCGTTTGAGTGAGGTAACTCCCCAACTCATGTCGGATTATGAATTTTCCAGTCCGGATAGATGGATTTTTAGTGTTGCGGGAATTATTGGTCAAACCGCTTTGGTGAGCGTGGATTATGAGATTTCCGATTATGGAAATATGAAATTATCGGATGCTTATGGAAACGCATTGGCTGAGGATAATGCAGATATTTCCAGAGATTACGGTATTGCTAATACCCTACGAGTAGGAGTAGAAGTAAAACCGATGCCACAGTTTGCCGTAAGAGCCGGCGGTGCGTGGTCAACCACTCCTGCCAAGCAGTCTTTTAGGAGTGGAGCTACGGAGGTTTTTACAAGTGGTACCACTACTAATTATTCTATTAATGAAAATACAACAAGTTATTATACGGTAGGTTTAGGATACCGTTTTACGCCTAATTTTTATGCAGATTTAGCTTGTGTATATAGAACTTATAAAGAAAATGTGTATGCATTTTCAAATATTTATTCAACAGGTGAACCTACATCTCAAGAACCGGTGAATAGTTATAGTATACCGGCTACTTTAAAAAATAGTGATACAAAGGTAGTTCTTACCTTAGGCTATAAATTCTAG